Proteins encoded together in one Schumannella luteola window:
- a CDS encoding ATP-dependent Clp protease ATP-binding subunit: protein MANMQGAPSSQEEQKTALEQYGVNLTEIARSGKLDPVIGRDAEIRRISQVLTRRTKNNPVLIGEPGVGKTAVVEGLAQRIIAGDVADSLKDKQLVSLDLAALVAGAKYRGEFEERLKAVLKEINESDGRVITFIDELHTLMGAGGGEGSVAAANMLKPMLARGELRLIGATTLNEYREYIEKDAALERRFQQVYVGEPTVEDTVAILRGLKERYEAHHKVSIADSALVAAASLSNRYITARQLPDKAIDLIDEAASRLKMEIDSSPVEIDELKRGVDRMRIEELALKREKDDASKARLAKLREELDARQKQLDALQARWLTEKNSLHSVGDLRAKLNDARIDLDRAMREQNWTNASKLNYEVIPAIEKALVEAESVEQTGPRMVGDQVTDEDIASVVAAWTGIPVAKLKQGETEKLLHLEQELGKRLIGQKDAVRAVSEAVRRTRAGIADPDRPTGSFLFLGPTGVGKTELAKALAEYLFDDEKALVRIDMSEYGEKFAVSRLVGAPPGYIGYEQGGQLTELVRRRPYSVVLLDEVEKAHPEVFDLLLQVLDDGRLTDGQGRTVDFRNTILILTSNLGSNFLVDQTLDWEQKQGAVRDLVQRSFKPEFVNRLDDIVVFAPLTTGDLGQIVSLYVDRLERRLSERRLQLAVTPSARGWLAEQGFDPIYGARPLRRLMQHEIDDKLARALLSGQIGDGDTVKVDVDATGDALAVTRMEGAPEADQPGAA, encoded by the coding sequence ATGGCCAACATGCAGGGGGCGCCCTCCAGCCAGGAGGAGCAGAAGACCGCCCTCGAGCAGTACGGCGTCAACCTCACCGAGATCGCCCGTTCGGGCAAGCTCGATCCGGTGATCGGCCGCGACGCCGAGATCCGGCGCATCAGCCAGGTGCTGACCCGCCGCACCAAGAACAACCCCGTGCTCATCGGCGAACCCGGCGTCGGCAAGACCGCCGTCGTCGAGGGGCTCGCTCAGCGCATCATCGCCGGCGACGTCGCCGACTCGCTGAAGGACAAGCAGCTCGTCTCGCTCGACCTGGCCGCGCTCGTGGCCGGCGCGAAGTACCGCGGCGAGTTCGAGGAGCGGCTCAAGGCCGTGCTCAAGGAGATCAACGAGTCGGACGGACGCGTGATCACCTTCATCGACGAGCTGCACACGCTCATGGGCGCCGGCGGCGGCGAGGGATCCGTCGCGGCCGCCAACATGCTCAAGCCCATGCTCGCCCGCGGCGAGCTGCGCCTCATCGGCGCCACCACGCTCAACGAGTACCGCGAATACATCGAGAAGGACGCCGCGCTCGAGCGCCGCTTCCAGCAGGTCTACGTCGGCGAGCCGACCGTCGAGGACACGGTCGCGATCCTGCGCGGCCTCAAGGAGCGCTACGAGGCGCACCACAAGGTCTCGATCGCCGACAGCGCGCTCGTCGCCGCCGCATCCCTCTCGAACCGGTACATCACCGCCCGCCAGCTGCCCGACAAGGCGATCGACCTGATCGACGAGGCCGCGAGTCGGCTCAAGATGGAGATCGACAGCTCGCCCGTCGAGATCGACGAGCTCAAGCGCGGCGTCGACCGCATGCGCATCGAAGAGCTCGCGCTCAAGCGCGAGAAGGACGACGCATCCAAGGCCCGCCTCGCGAAGCTGCGCGAGGAGCTGGATGCGCGCCAGAAGCAGCTCGATGCGCTGCAGGCGCGCTGGCTGACCGAGAAGAACTCGCTGCACAGCGTCGGCGACCTGCGCGCGAAGCTCAACGACGCGCGCATCGACCTCGACCGGGCCATGCGCGAGCAGAACTGGACGAACGCGTCGAAGCTCAACTACGAGGTGATCCCCGCGATCGAGAAGGCCCTCGTCGAGGCCGAGTCGGTCGAGCAGACCGGGCCGCGCATGGTCGGCGACCAGGTGACCGATGAGGACATCGCGTCGGTCGTCGCCGCCTGGACGGGCATCCCCGTCGCCAAGCTCAAGCAGGGCGAGACCGAGAAGCTGCTGCACCTCGAGCAGGAGCTCGGCAAGCGCCTCATCGGCCAGAAGGATGCGGTGCGGGCCGTCAGCGAGGCCGTGCGCCGCACGCGTGCCGGCATCGCCGACCCCGACCGGCCGACCGGATCGTTCCTGTTCCTCGGCCCGACCGGCGTCGGCAAGACCGAGCTCGCGAAGGCGCTCGCCGAGTACCTCTTCGACGACGAGAAGGCGCTCGTGCGCATCGACATGTCGGAGTACGGCGAGAAGTTCGCCGTCTCGCGGCTCGTCGGCGCCCCTCCCGGATACATCGGGTACGAGCAGGGCGGACAGCTGACCGAGCTCGTGCGTCGCCGGCCCTACTCGGTAGTGCTGCTCGACGAGGTCGAGAAGGCGCACCCCGAGGTCTTCGACCTGCTGCTGCAGGTGCTGGATGACGGACGGCTGACCGACGGGCAGGGGCGCACGGTCGACTTCCGCAACACGATCCTGATCCTGACGTCGAACCTCGGCTCGAACTTCCTCGTCGACCAGACGCTCGACTGGGAGCAGAAGCAGGGCGCCGTGCGCGACCTCGTGCAGCGCTCGTTCAAGCCGGAGTTCGTGAACCGCCTCGACGACATCGTCGTGTTCGCGCCGCTCACCACCGGCGACCTCGGGCAGATCGTGTCGCTCTACGTCGACCGCCTCGAGCGGCGGCTCTCGGAGCGCCGACTGCAGCTCGCGGTCACGCCCTCGGCGCGCGGGTGGCTCGCCGAGCAGGGCTTCGACCCGATCTACGGCGCGCGTCCGCTGCGGCGGCTCATGCAGCACGAGATCGACGACAAGCTCGCCCGCGCGCTGCTCTCCGGCCAGATCGGCGACGGCGACACGGTGAAGGTCGACGTGGATGCGACGGGCGACGCCCTCGCGGTCACCCGCATGGAGGGTGCGCCGGAGGCCGACCAGCCGGGCGCGGCCTGA
- a CDS encoding thioredoxin family protein translates to MSPVVVVAVLVGVVALATALGLALRSQQGRLRPVRVGTHALVGIAAATQGTPPLAIPLVPSHADAIAAEPDDVISAGELPEPLGADATVVQFSSEWCTSCAATARLVDGLQVELPGLRRIELDVDAHPELVRRFRVLQTPTLLLLDRAGAVRSRIGGAPRLAPLRTELDRIIGSPG, encoded by the coding sequence ATGTCGCCCGTGGTCGTCGTCGCCGTGCTCGTGGGCGTGGTCGCGCTCGCGACCGCGCTCGGCCTCGCGCTGCGATCGCAGCAGGGCCGCCTCCGCCCGGTCCGTGTCGGAACGCACGCCCTCGTCGGCATCGCCGCCGCGACCCAGGGAACTCCCCCGCTCGCGATCCCGCTCGTGCCGTCGCACGCCGACGCCATCGCAGCGGAGCCCGATGACGTGATCTCCGCCGGCGAGCTGCCCGAGCCGCTCGGCGCCGACGCGACCGTCGTGCAGTTCTCGAGCGAGTGGTGCACCTCGTGCGCCGCGACCGCACGCCTCGTCGACGGACTGCAGGTCGAGCTGCCCGGGCTGCGCCGCATCGAGCTGGATGTGGATGCGCACCCCGAGCTCGTGCGTCGCTTCCGGGTGCTGCAGACGCCGACGCTGCTGCTGCTCGACCGCGCCGGCGCCGTGCGATCGCGCATCGGTGGAGCCCCGCGCCTCGCCCCGCTGCGCACCGAACTCGACCGCATCATCGGGAGCCCCGGATGA
- a CDS encoding DUF4395 domain-containing protein, whose amino-acid sequence MTSTPNADPVAGSAAASAGTGPTGPADGIDPRGPRFGAAITGVLLLVVLAAALLGANVVATLLLTAIALVFAWGVFAGIRRHPYGRLYAALVRPRLAPPTELEDPRPPTFAQGIGFVITAVGAVLGLVALATGAPALGGLSLVVPIAAALAFVAAFLNSVFGVCLGCLLYLQLARRRRPAAPSA is encoded by the coding sequence ATGACCTCGACCCCGAACGCCGATCCCGTCGCCGGCTCCGCAGCCGCGTCCGCCGGCACCGGTCCGACCGGCCCCGCCGACGGCATCGACCCGCGCGGACCCCGCTTCGGCGCCGCGATCACGGGCGTGCTGCTGCTGGTCGTGCTCGCCGCCGCGCTGCTCGGCGCGAACGTCGTCGCGACGCTGCTGCTGACCGCGATCGCACTCGTATTCGCCTGGGGCGTGTTCGCCGGCATCCGCCGTCACCCCTATGGCCGTCTCTACGCTGCGCTCGTGCGCCCGCGCCTCGCGCCGCCGACCGAGCTCGAAGATCCGCGTCCGCCGACCTTCGCGCAGGGCATCGGCTTCGTCATCACCGCGGTCGGCGCGGTGCTCGGACTCGTCGCCCTCGCAACCGGCGCCCCCGCGCTCGGCGGCCTCAGCCTGGTCGTGCCGATCGCCGCGGCGCTCGCCTTCGTGGCCGCGTTCCTCAACTCGGTGTTCGGCGTCTGCCTCGGCTGCCTGCTCTACCTTCAGCTCGCGCGCCGGCGCCGCCCGGCTGCTCCCTCGGCCTGA
- a CDS encoding phage tail protein — translation MPDNPYIGDIMMFAGTFAPVGWLDCDGRQVAISDYETLYAVIGTTYGGDGVTTFGLPDLRGRMPIGQGTSSQGVSNVLGQQVGIEAVTVTTPQLPSHTHPAIATEGTPSSATPAARRWSSRAETPFSSQPPTTAMSASALSPSGGNQPHDNMPPYLGVRFCIAVYGIYPTQA, via the coding sequence GTGCCCGACAACCCCTACATCGGCGACATCATGATGTTCGCCGGCACCTTCGCTCCCGTCGGCTGGCTCGACTGCGACGGCCGTCAGGTCGCGATCTCCGACTACGAGACGCTCTACGCCGTGATCGGCACGACCTACGGCGGCGACGGCGTGACCACCTTCGGCCTGCCCGACCTGCGCGGTCGGATGCCGATCGGCCAGGGCACCTCCTCGCAGGGCGTATCGAACGTGCTCGGCCAGCAGGTCGGCATCGAGGCGGTCACCGTCACGACGCCCCAGCTGCCCTCGCACACGCACCCCGCCATCGCGACCGAGGGGACTCCGAGCTCGGCGACGCCCGCCGCCCGACGGTGGTCGAGCCGCGCCGAGACCCCCTTCAGCTCGCAGCCGCCGACGACCGCGATGTCGGCCTCGGCCCTGTCGCCGTCGGGCGGCAACCAGCCACACGACAACATGCCGCCCTACCTCGGGGTGCGGTTCTGCATCGCCGTCTACGGCATCTACCCGACCCAGGCCTGA
- a CDS encoding phage tail protein: MDQPFIGQITLFAGPFAPKNWAFCNGQLLPINQNQALFSLLGTTYGGNGVQTFGLPDLRGRIALHWGQRPGGASRTWGESGGEVGHTLTVPELPGHTHVAAASSAAGTAASPADAVWAAGAKPAYATSAGAAQLSGAAVSATGGNQPHENRPPELALSYIIAINGIFPSRQ; encoded by the coding sequence ATGGACCAGCCCTTCATCGGCCAGATCACGCTCTTCGCGGGCCCATTCGCGCCCAAGAACTGGGCGTTCTGCAACGGCCAGCTCCTGCCGATCAACCAGAATCAGGCGCTGTTCTCCCTGCTGGGAACCACTTACGGCGGCAACGGCGTGCAGACGTTCGGGCTGCCCGACCTGCGCGGACGCATCGCGCTGCACTGGGGCCAGCGCCCCGGCGGCGCGAGCCGCACCTGGGGCGAGTCGGGCGGCGAGGTCGGCCACACCCTGACCGTCCCGGAGCTGCCCGGCCACACCCACGTCGCGGCCGCATCGAGCGCCGCCGGAACCGCCGCCTCTCCCGCCGACGCAGTGTGGGCCGCCGGGGCGAAGCCCGCCTACGCCACCTCGGCCGGCGCTGCGCAGCTCTCCGGCGCCGCGGTGAGCGCGACCGGCGGCAACCAGCCGCACGAGAACCGTCCGCCCGAACTCGCGCTGTCGTACATCATCGCGATCAACGGCATCTTCCCGAGCCGGCAGTAG
- a CDS encoding phage tail protein: MEPFVGEIIAVGFNFAPRGWALCNGQLLPISQNTALFSLLGVNYGGDGKSTFGLPDLRGVSPIGVGQGPGLSPYYSGQAGGAESVTLLTSQMPAHTHTPVAVAAAGDVSSAAGATWAEARSGRAIERGYAPRAAADANLDPSAIGITGGSQPHNNMPPFLTVSFIIALQGIFPQRP; this comes from the coding sequence ATGGAACCCTTCGTCGGCGAGATCATCGCGGTCGGCTTCAACTTCGCTCCGCGCGGGTGGGCTCTCTGCAACGGCCAGCTGCTTCCGATCTCCCAGAACACGGCGCTCTTCTCCCTTCTCGGGGTGAACTACGGCGGCGACGGCAAGTCGACCTTCGGCCTCCCTGACCTGCGCGGCGTCTCGCCGATCGGCGTCGGTCAGGGGCCCGGCCTGAGCCCCTACTACTCGGGGCAGGCCGGTGGGGCCGAGAGCGTCACGCTGCTGACCTCCCAGATGCCCGCGCACACGCACACGCCGGTCGCCGTCGCGGCAGCCGGTGACGTGTCGTCGGCGGCCGGGGCGACCTGGGCCGAAGCACGCAGCGGCCGCGCGATCGAGCGGGGCTACGCGCCGCGCGCCGCCGCGGATGCGAACCTCGACCCGTCGGCGATCGGCATCACCGGCGGCAGCCAGCCGCACAACAACATGCCGCCGTTCCTGACGGTCAGCTTCATCATCGCCCTGCAGGGCATCTTCCCCCAGCGCCCCTAG
- the ald gene encoding alanine dehydrogenase, with the protein MRIGIPTEIKNNENRVAITPAGVDALVHRGHTVRIQSGAGLGSGITDEAFAAAGAELIATAEELWSGSELVVKVKEPIAAEYGFLRSDLVLFTYLHLAADQPLTDALLAAGTTAIAYETVQLPDRSLPLLSPMSEVAGRLSIVVGAATLLKAAGGRGTLLGGVPGTPKAKVVVIGGGVAGEHAAANALGLGADVTVIDLSLPRLRQLEKQYPKLQTRASSRLEIAEQVAAADLVIGSVLIPGAAAPKLVTDAMVSTMKPGAVLVDIAIDQGGCFEGSHPTTHDDPTFPVHDALYYCVANMPGAVPETSTRALTNATLPYLTALAERGVDAALDADPALALGLNTRTGQVTNAGVAAAFGYSLAG; encoded by the coding sequence ATGCGCATCGGCATCCCCACCGAGATCAAGAACAACGAGAACCGCGTCGCCATCACCCCGGCGGGCGTGGATGCGCTCGTGCACCGCGGCCACACCGTGCGCATCCAGTCGGGCGCGGGGCTCGGCTCGGGCATCACCGACGAGGCCTTCGCGGCCGCGGGGGCCGAGCTGATCGCCACGGCCGAGGAGCTGTGGTCGGGCTCCGAGCTCGTCGTCAAGGTCAAGGAGCCGATCGCCGCCGAGTACGGCTTCCTGCGCAGCGATCTCGTGCTCTTCACCTACCTGCACCTCGCCGCCGACCAGCCGCTCACCGATGCGCTGCTCGCCGCCGGCACCACCGCGATCGCCTACGAGACGGTGCAGCTGCCCGACCGCAGCCTGCCGCTGCTCTCGCCCATGAGCGAGGTCGCCGGGCGCCTGTCGATCGTCGTCGGCGCCGCGACGCTGCTCAAGGCCGCCGGCGGTCGCGGAACCCTGCTGGGCGGCGTTCCCGGAACCCCGAAGGCGAAGGTCGTCGTGATCGGCGGCGGCGTCGCCGGCGAGCACGCGGCCGCGAACGCGCTCGGACTCGGCGCCGACGTCACCGTCATCGACCTCTCGCTGCCGCGCCTGCGCCAGCTCGAGAAGCAGTACCCGAAGCTGCAGACCCGCGCATCCAGCCGCCTCGAGATCGCGGAGCAGGTCGCCGCCGCCGATCTCGTGATCGGCTCGGTGCTCATCCCCGGCGCGGCCGCGCCGAAGCTGGTGACGGATGCGATGGTCTCGACGATGAAGCCGGGTGCCGTGCTCGTCGACATCGCGATCGACCAGGGTGGATGCTTCGAGGGCTCGCACCCGACGACGCACGACGACCCCACCTTCCCGGTGCACGACGCGCTGTACTACTGCGTCGCGAACATGCCCGGCGCGGTGCCCGAGACCTCGACCCGCGCGCTCACCAACGCCACCCTGCCGTACCTCACGGCCCTCGCCGAGCGCGGCGTCGACGCCGCCCTGGATGCCGACCCGGCCCTCGCGCTCGGCCTCAACACCCGCACCGGCCAGGTCACGAACGCGGGCGTCGCCGCCGCCTTCGGCTACTCCCTCGCGGGCTGA
- a CDS encoding Lrp/AsnC family transcriptional regulator, with the protein MTSTKGDPTPKDLRPAELDDTDLEMVRVLTADGRITNAELAAALGVAPSTTHARLRALVERGVVTGFHASVDQRRLGRGLQAMIGVTLRPGSRQESITAFAEEVRRLPQVLQLFFLGGSDDFMVHIAVADSSDVRAFVVEHLSAQQSVASTRTSLVFDYHRNGVAASFA; encoded by the coding sequence ATGACGAGCACCAAGGGTGACCCTACGCCGAAGGATCTTCGCCCTGCGGAACTGGACGACACCGACCTGGAGATGGTGCGCGTCCTCACTGCCGACGGCCGCATCACGAACGCCGAGCTCGCCGCCGCGCTGGGGGTGGCGCCCTCGACCACGCACGCGCGGCTGCGCGCGCTCGTCGAGCGCGGAGTCGTGACCGGGTTCCACGCCAGCGTCGACCAGCGTCGCCTCGGCCGTGGACTGCAGGCGATGATCGGCGTCACCCTGCGCCCCGGCTCGCGGCAGGAGAGCATCACCGCCTTCGCCGAGGAGGTGCGTCGGCTGCCGCAGGTGCTGCAGCTCTTCTTCCTCGGCGGGTCCGACGACTTCATGGTGCACATCGCCGTCGCCGACAGCTCGGACGTGCGCGCCTTCGTGGTCGAGCACCTCTCGGCGCAGCAGAGCGTCGCATCCACCCGCACGAGCCTCGTGTTCGACTACCACCGCAACGGGGTCGCGGCGTCGTTCGCGTGA
- a CDS encoding DUF6916 family protein, whose amino-acid sequence MQLTRRTAVVSAGAVALAAVGAAAAASAAQAAPAAASSTAKTAATAVGTHAAALVELRAAVRSDFAPLVGQAITASAPDGVTGSLVLDAIADVAGATAGDENRFTLLFHAPDDFAEGIWQLGHYGVPTSDFLLTPIGPAGDRRAQALVNRI is encoded by the coding sequence ATGCAGCTCACCCGCCGCACCGCCGTCGTCAGCGCCGGCGCCGTCGCGCTCGCTGCGGTCGGCGCAGCCGCGGCCGCGAGCGCCGCCCAGGCCGCACCCGCCGCCGCATCGTCGACCGCGAAGACCGCCGCGACCGCTGTCGGAACCCACGCCGCCGCGCTCGTCGAGCTGCGCGCCGCCGTGCGCAGCGACTTCGCGCCGCTCGTCGGCCAGGCGATCACCGCATCCGCCCCCGACGGCGTCACCGGCTCGCTCGTGCTCGACGCGATCGCGGATGTCGCCGGCGCCACCGCCGGCGACGAGAACCGCTTCACGCTGCTGTTCCACGCGCCCGACGACTTCGCCGAGGGCATCTGGCAGCTCGGCCACTACGGCGTGCCGACCAGCGACTTCCTGCTCACCCCCATCGGCCCCGCCGGCGACCGCCGCGCCCAGGCCCTCGTGAACCGGATCTGA